A region of Pyxidicoccus parkwaysis DNA encodes the following proteins:
- a CDS encoding alpha/beta fold hydrolase, whose translation MSVRARNNVKVLGQGDRVMLFAHGYGCDQNMWRFITPAFEKDHRIVLFDHVGAGRSDLTAYNRTRYNSLKGYADDVLDICRELELKQVIFVGHSVSAMIGVLAAVAEPERFSKLVLIGPSPCYINDGDYVGGFSRGDIDGLLDSLDSNYLGWSSAMAPVIMGNPDRPELGEELTNSFCRTDPEIARHFAHVTFLSDNRADLPKVKTPSLVLQCSQDVIAPEAVGRYVHRNIAGSHLVVMRATGHCPNLSAPEETIAAMKLFL comes from the coding sequence ATGAGCGTGCGCGCCCGGAACAACGTGAAGGTCCTCGGCCAGGGGGACCGGGTGATGCTCTTCGCCCATGGGTACGGGTGTGACCAGAACATGTGGCGGTTCATCACCCCCGCCTTCGAGAAGGACCATCGCATCGTCCTCTTCGACCACGTGGGCGCGGGGCGCTCGGACCTCACCGCCTACAACCGGACCCGGTACAACAGCCTGAAGGGCTACGCGGATGACGTGCTCGACATCTGCCGCGAGCTGGAGCTGAAGCAGGTCATCTTCGTGGGCCACTCGGTCAGCGCGATGATTGGCGTGCTGGCCGCCGTCGCCGAGCCGGAGCGCTTCAGCAAGCTGGTGCTGATTGGCCCGTCGCCCTGCTACATCAACGACGGCGACTACGTGGGCGGCTTCTCGCGGGGCGACATCGACGGGTTGCTCGACTCGCTCGACAGCAACTACCTCGGCTGGTCCTCCGCGATGGCGCCCGTCATCATGGGCAACCCGGACCGGCCGGAGCTGGGCGAGGAGCTGACCAACAGCTTCTGCCGCACCGACCCGGAGATTGCCCGCCACTTCGCGCACGTCACCTTCCTCTCCGACAACCGCGCGGACCTGCCGAAGGTGAAGACGCCCTCGCTCGTCCTCCAGTGCTCGCAGGACGTGATTGCCCCCGAGGCCGTGGGACGGTACGTGCACCGGAACATCGCCGGCAGCCACCTGGTGGTGATGAGGGCCACGGGCCACTGCCCCAACCTCAGCGCGCCCGAGGAGACCATCGCGGCGATGAAGCTCTTCCTGTAG
- a CDS encoding universal stress protein has product MPAPTRVLVPVDLSEGSRSVIDYAIQLARPFGATVHVVHAWEPPQYVAPDLLVAAPGWNSLSLEQVAVETATRDLTALINSLEKPPVALTHKVLVGEAASTILDLAEQGKYDLIIMGTHGRRGLPKLLLGSVAQKVVSRSHCPVLTLHVASEK; this is encoded by the coding sequence ATGCCCGCACCTACTCGCGTCCTCGTTCCCGTGGACCTGTCCGAAGGCTCCCGCTCCGTCATCGACTACGCCATCCAGCTCGCACGTCCCTTCGGGGCCACCGTGCACGTGGTGCACGCGTGGGAGCCGCCGCAGTACGTGGCGCCTGACCTGCTCGTGGCCGCGCCGGGCTGGAACTCGCTCTCCCTGGAGCAGGTGGCGGTGGAGACGGCGACCAGGGATTTGACGGCCCTCATCAACTCGCTGGAGAAGCCGCCCGTCGCGCTCACGCACAAGGTCCTGGTGGGCGAGGCCGCATCCACCATCCTCGACCTCGCCGAGCAGGGGAAGTACGACCTCATCATCATGGGCACCCATGGCCGCCGCGGACTGCCGAAGCTCCTGCTGGGCAGCGTGGCGCAGAAGGTCGTCTCTCGCTCGCATTGTCCGGTGCTCACGCTGCACGTCGCCTCGGAGAAGTAG
- a CDS encoding SDR family NAD(P)-dependent oxidoreductase: protein MHPPPIDQGTVLIIGATEGIGRELSRLLSRRVRTLVLVDRCADRLEPLRDELLAFNPTLGVMLHRCDVAKPSEVDALLASLEAHFVRVDVLVNNAAMGDQSLYAEEAWGRVEELLKANVWAPALLTHRLLGPMLARRRGGVLNVGSGAARLILPGAATFAATQRFLDGFTEALRLEVVGQGITVTRVAPGPLWDTRAEEVTDELAPFFRISLARCAREALAGFERGEPLVYPGFGHRWVMRLLPLLPRSVKRGLGRLALRGLRRESLLSPQAPAMGPERPMLLATEPSTA from the coding sequence ATGCATCCTCCTCCCATCGATCAAGGTACCGTCCTCATCATCGGCGCGACGGAAGGAATCGGCCGGGAGCTCTCCAGGCTGCTCTCCCGGCGGGTGCGCACCCTGGTGCTCGTGGACCGGTGTGCCGACCGCCTGGAGCCGCTGCGGGACGAGCTGCTCGCGTTCAACCCCACGCTCGGCGTGATGCTCCACCGCTGTGACGTCGCGAAGCCGAGCGAGGTGGACGCGCTGCTCGCCTCGCTGGAGGCGCACTTCGTCCGCGTGGACGTGCTGGTGAACAACGCCGCCATGGGCGACCAGAGCCTCTATGCCGAGGAGGCGTGGGGCCGTGTGGAGGAACTGCTGAAGGCCAATGTCTGGGCGCCCGCGTTGCTGACGCACCGGCTGCTCGGGCCCATGCTGGCGCGGAGGCGCGGCGGCGTCCTCAACGTCGGCTCGGGCGCCGCGAGGCTCATCCTGCCCGGTGCCGCGACGTTCGCCGCCACGCAGCGCTTCCTCGACGGCTTCACCGAGGCGCTGCGCCTGGAGGTGGTGGGGCAGGGCATCACCGTCACCCGCGTGGCTCCGGGGCCCCTGTGGGATACACGCGCGGAGGAAGTCACGGATGAGCTGGCGCCGTTCTTCCGCATCTCCCTGGCGAGGTGCGCGCGCGAGGCGCTGGCCGGCTTCGAGCGCGGCGAGCCGCTGGTGTACCCGGGCTTCGGCCACCGCTGGGTGATGCGGCTGTTGCCACTGCTGCCGCGCTCGGTGAAGCGCGGCCTGGGAAGGCTGGCCCTGCGGGGCCTGCGGCGCGAGTCGCTGCTATCGCCACAGGCCCCGGCGATGGGGCCCGAGCGGCCAATGCTGCTGGCCACCGAACCCTCGACGGCGTGA
- a CDS encoding trypsin-like serine peptidase — MFAKSVRALFLVGALSACGTETPPDVPDVEAHEPLASQESNVIVGSVNWVSATSLTGTQRTRSKAVGYLSIPAAGTRCTAWLVSRDVIITNNHCIGSASQAAGARVSFNYEDGVSSTGRIWYDCATFIKTWSSDDMTAVRCSAVSGQLPGDVYGWLTVASANAATNASVYVVHQNCDYYTTSGCSPTKKSSPGVVKNANYSTTDLSYDADTLGGSSGSPVLSASTHEVVGLHHIGLGGDSSGRGTANTGVKATRVKARLAEIGL, encoded by the coding sequence ATGTTCGCGAAGAGTGTCCGTGCGCTGTTCCTGGTGGGTGCCCTGTCTGCCTGCGGTACCGAGACGCCGCCGGATGTCCCGGATGTGGAGGCCCACGAGCCGCTGGCGTCCCAGGAGTCCAACGTCATCGTGGGCTCGGTGAACTGGGTGAGCGCCACGTCGCTGACGGGCACGCAGCGCACGCGCTCCAAGGCGGTGGGCTACCTGTCCATTCCCGCGGCGGGCACGCGCTGCACGGCGTGGCTGGTGTCGCGCGACGTCATCATCACCAACAACCACTGCATCGGCAGCGCCTCCCAGGCGGCGGGCGCGCGCGTGTCCTTCAACTACGAGGACGGCGTCAGCTCCACGGGCCGCATCTGGTACGACTGCGCCACCTTCATCAAGACGTGGTCCTCCGACGACATGACGGCGGTGCGCTGCTCGGCCGTCAGCGGCCAGCTCCCCGGTGACGTGTACGGCTGGCTCACCGTCGCCAGCGCCAACGCGGCCACCAACGCCAGCGTCTACGTCGTGCACCAGAACTGCGACTACTACACGACGAGCGGCTGCTCGCCGACGAAGAAGTCCTCGCCGGGCGTGGTGAAGAACGCCAACTACAGCACCACGGACCTGTCCTACGACGCGGACACGCTGGGCGGCTCCTCGGGCTCGCCCGTGCTGTCCGCCTCCACGCACGAGGTGGTCGGCCTGCACCACATCGGCCTGGGCGGCGACTCGTCCGGCCGAGGCACCGCCAACACCGGCGTGAAGGCCACCCGCGTCAAGGCGCGCCTGGCCGAGATTGGCCTGTAG
- a CDS encoding FAD-dependent oxidoreductase encodes MSKAMVCSCEDVTVDDVKHAVSRGFCDVESVKRYTGFGTGICQGKSCLAAVATLLEQEKALKPQAVVPFTPRPPLYPTELRLLASAPVDESQPPIGGVPQEVDAFPAALRPEGPLPQKAKVVIIGGGIMGLALAYNLARAGETDVVVLERGYLCAGASGRNGGGVRMQWGTPALVELAKRSIDLMKGFARELGINVWLRQGGYIFLAKTKPVAERLDRNAALHNKFGVPTRIISPDEAREIVPGLTMKDCLTASFNPEDGVIFPWPFLWGYAQGCKKKGVRVETYTDVTGFETSDGQVRKVKTTRGDIACDTVVLAAGAWSPEVAKLAGVQLPNEPHRHEILSTEPLKPFLGPLVSVLDTGLYFSQSMRGEIVGGMGDPKEPAGLNMGSTLRFVTRFAQALMEQLPQVGHVKVLRQWAGCYDVTPDNNPVLGRTPGLDNMLQMSGFVGHGFMMAPAVAERMAKWMATGESDELFTRFNLRRFAEGTLEREDMIIG; translated from the coding sequence ATGAGCAAGGCGATGGTGTGCTCGTGCGAGGACGTCACCGTCGACGACGTCAAGCACGCGGTGTCTCGCGGCTTCTGCGACGTGGAGTCGGTGAAGCGCTACACGGGCTTCGGCACCGGCATCTGTCAGGGCAAGAGCTGTCTCGCGGCGGTGGCCACGCTGCTGGAGCAGGAGAAGGCCCTCAAGCCCCAGGCCGTGGTGCCCTTCACCCCGCGCCCGCCGCTTTACCCCACCGAGCTGCGGCTGCTCGCCTCGGCGCCGGTGGACGAGTCCCAGCCGCCCATTGGCGGCGTGCCGCAGGAGGTGGATGCCTTCCCCGCCGCGCTCAGGCCGGAGGGCCCGCTGCCTCAGAAGGCGAAGGTGGTCATCATCGGCGGCGGCATCATGGGCCTCGCGCTGGCGTACAACCTGGCGCGCGCGGGTGAGACGGACGTGGTGGTGCTGGAGCGCGGCTACCTCTGCGCGGGCGCGTCCGGCCGCAACGGCGGCGGCGTGCGCATGCAGTGGGGCACCCCGGCGCTCGTTGAACTGGCCAAGCGCTCCATTGATTTGATGAAGGGCTTCGCGCGCGAGCTGGGCATCAACGTGTGGCTGCGCCAGGGCGGCTACATCTTCCTCGCGAAGACGAAGCCGGTGGCGGAGCGGTTGGATCGCAACGCGGCGCTGCACAACAAGTTCGGCGTGCCCACGCGCATCATCAGCCCGGACGAGGCACGCGAAATCGTCCCCGGCCTCACCATGAAGGACTGCCTCACGGCGTCCTTCAACCCGGAGGACGGCGTCATCTTCCCCTGGCCCTTCCTCTGGGGCTACGCGCAGGGCTGCAAGAAGAAGGGCGTCCGCGTGGAGACGTACACCGACGTCACCGGCTTCGAGACCAGCGACGGCCAGGTGCGCAAGGTGAAGACGACGCGCGGCGACATCGCCTGCGACACCGTGGTGCTGGCCGCCGGTGCGTGGAGTCCCGAAGTCGCCAAGCTCGCGGGCGTGCAGCTGCCCAACGAGCCGCACCGCCACGAAATCCTCAGCACCGAGCCCCTCAAGCCCTTCCTCGGGCCGCTGGTGTCGGTGCTCGACACGGGCCTGTACTTCAGCCAGTCCATGCGCGGCGAAATCGTGGGCGGCATGGGCGACCCGAAGGAGCCCGCGGGCCTCAACATGGGCAGCACGCTGCGCTTCGTCACGCGCTTCGCCCAGGCCCTCATGGAGCAGCTCCCCCAGGTGGGCCACGTGAAGGTGCTGCGCCAGTGGGCCGGCTGCTACGACGTGACGCCGGACAACAACCCCGTGCTGGGCCGCACGCCCGGCCTGGACAACATGCTCCAGATGTCCGGCTTCGTGGGCCACGGCTTCATGATGGCCCCCGCCGTCGCCGAGCGGATGGCGAAGTGGATGGCCACCGGCGAGTCCGATGAGCTCTTCACCCGCTTCAACCTCCGCCGCTTCGCCGAGGGCACCCTGGAGCGCGAGGACATGATCATCGGCTGA
- a CDS encoding 2Fe-2S iron-sulfur cluster-binding protein, giving the protein MRRLKDVPPRGRAITVDLDGESIPAIEGEPVACSLVAADEPVLARSVKYHRPRSPYCFAAACSHCLMRVDGMPNVYTCRTPARDGMRLERQNAYPSAKVDVFETIDWFFPKGLDHHEMFAGVPVAEQVMAKVARQLAGLGLLPKEAAPVAPPARTLRTRVAVVGGGAAGLAAARVLAHKGVPFLLVERDDHLGGRLVHGAPEKDAPSVPEITAFPKGSVVTRASVLGLYDDEHGRYLAVGALEAEGPRLLKVYAERFLLAPGGHPPMLPFENNDLPGVYSGRAASLLLRRYDVAPEMAALVGWGPEMHALAKLMEERGVRVTAVVDLKAAPPKDAHPLAVQGSEPKAHGLRRVNAFSYTQAGGSRKKVSCDAVLVSIPVSPSFELARQGGAKVTFDVGRGLFVVEADADGRTQATDVFAAGDLTGGGTARDAEAAGRRAAEALVGGLS; this is encoded by the coding sequence ATGCGACGCCTCAAAGATGTACCCCCGCGCGGCAGGGCCATCACCGTGGACCTCGACGGCGAGAGCATCCCCGCCATCGAAGGTGAGCCGGTGGCGTGCTCCCTGGTCGCCGCGGACGAGCCCGTCCTCGCCCGTTCCGTGAAGTACCACCGGCCGCGCAGCCCCTACTGCTTCGCGGCCGCCTGCTCCCACTGCCTGATGCGCGTGGACGGCATGCCCAACGTCTACACGTGCCGCACGCCGGCGCGCGACGGCATGCGGCTGGAGCGGCAGAACGCGTACCCCTCCGCGAAGGTGGACGTCTTCGAGACCATCGACTGGTTCTTCCCCAAGGGCCTGGACCACCACGAGATGTTCGCGGGCGTGCCGGTGGCCGAGCAGGTGATGGCCAAGGTGGCGCGGCAGCTCGCGGGCCTGGGCCTGCTGCCGAAGGAGGCGGCCCCCGTCGCCCCTCCTGCCCGCACGCTGCGCACGCGCGTGGCGGTGGTGGGCGGCGGCGCTGCGGGCCTCGCCGCGGCCCGCGTGCTGGCGCACAAGGGCGTGCCCTTCCTCCTCGTCGAGCGCGATGACCACCTGGGCGGACGGCTCGTCCACGGCGCGCCGGAGAAGGACGCGCCCTCGGTGCCGGAAATCACCGCGTTCCCCAAGGGCAGCGTCGTCACCCGCGCCTCGGTGCTGGGCCTGTACGACGACGAGCACGGGCGCTACCTGGCGGTGGGCGCGCTGGAGGCGGAGGGGCCCCGGCTGCTGAAGGTCTACGCGGAGCGCTTCCTGCTCGCGCCGGGCGGCCACCCGCCGATGCTGCCCTTCGAGAACAATGATTTGCCCGGCGTGTACTCGGGCCGCGCGGCGAGCCTGCTTTTGCGCCGCTACGACGTGGCGCCGGAGATGGCGGCGCTGGTGGGCTGGGGGCCGGAGATGCACGCGCTCGCGAAGCTGATGGAGGAGCGCGGCGTGAGGGTGACGGCGGTGGTGGACCTGAAGGCCGCGCCGCCGAAGGACGCGCACCCGCTGGCGGTGCAGGGCTCGGAGCCCAAGGCGCATGGCCTCCGGCGAGTGAATGCCTTCAGCTACACGCAGGCGGGCGGCAGCAGGAAGAAGGTGTCCTGTGACGCCGTGCTGGTGTCCATCCCCGTCAGCCCCAGCTTCGAGCTGGCGCGGCAGGGCGGCGCGAAGGTGACGTTCGACGTGGGCCGTGGCCTCTTCGTGGTGGAGGCGGACGCGGACGGACGCACGCAGGCAACGGACGTGTTCGCCGCCGGGGACCTCACCGGCGGAGGCACCGCGAGGGACGCGGAGGCCGCCGGACGCCGAGCGGCCGAGGCGCTGGTGGGAGGGCTGTCATGA
- a CDS encoding RNA polymerase sigma factor, translating into MAEEAPPLPWKADVQAARRGDPSAFESLVRSVQRPVYGLALRLLQREAEAAEVAQEALLRAYQNLHRYDDSRPFDLWVLAITRNLCLDLLRRRTKVKTEELEPMKEVLPSGDASQEDRAIATEERQSLEEAMSTLSAEDREVLALYYVQKRTTKEIAQVMGCAPGTIMARLFRAREKLRKKMTPPAAPEEAAR; encoded by the coding sequence ATGGCTGAGGAGGCTCCCCCGCTCCCCTGGAAGGCGGATGTCCAGGCCGCTCGCCGCGGCGACCCGTCCGCCTTCGAGTCCCTCGTTCGCAGCGTGCAGCGCCCGGTGTACGGCCTGGCGCTCCGCCTGCTCCAGCGTGAGGCCGAGGCCGCGGAGGTGGCCCAGGAGGCGCTGTTGCGCGCCTACCAGAACCTCCACCGCTACGACGACTCGCGCCCGTTCGACCTCTGGGTGCTGGCGATTACGCGCAACCTCTGCCTGGACCTGCTCCGCCGCCGCACCAAGGTGAAGACGGAGGAGCTGGAGCCCATGAAGGAGGTCCTCCCCAGCGGCGATGCGTCGCAGGAGGACCGCGCCATCGCCACCGAGGAGCGTCAGTCCCTCGAGGAGGCGATGTCCACCCTGTCCGCCGAGGACCGGGAAGTGCTCGCGCTCTACTACGTCCAGAAGCGCACGACGAAGGAGATTGCCCAGGTCATGGGCTGCGCTCCGGGCACCATCATGGCGCGGCTGTTCCGCGCCCGTGAGAAGCTTCGCAAGAAGATGACTCCCCCCGCCGCGCCCGAGGAGGCCGCCCGATGA
- the truD gene encoding tRNA pseudouridine(13) synthase TruD, with the protein MRIKQKPEDFSVKESYRFDEVDTGRHRVYLMDKQKLSTFDAVARLRDAFGLKPGAISYCGLKDKQGRTEQIIAVDGADVDMQEPDLRLKYLGRTDKPLSAANITSNRFSVTVRSLSTGSLGPLNVATAEVNRLGVVNYFDSQRFGSLKHGQGFIAKDLIRGDFEAALHNYLAAPSELDRTEDAKVKAFWRDNWGQWNARVPYEGTRKYHRILKSLREEPKDFVRAFMQIDSDYRAMLLFTYQSYLWNEGVRRYLQLLLPREHLFPLRYQAGTLLFHRDASAEVLRTLRDATFPLLAPDSTFTDPKVEEAVKWVLGKEKLKLSDLRIEEEPRRLFFKHEERPLLVFPHKLVIGRTQDDELNRGNVKVNVAFTLPPGAYATLVIKRLFHFEYAEDTPEVIRASQRPRFVEMEQAGADRERRGAPAGREERGARAPSDSRRRPSAGREERAPETPSRHRTLAGQKQAAEPKEAPAEPLGFRERQRRRKAAREVARSETEAKRAAKASKSRKK; encoded by the coding sequence GTGAGAATCAAACAGAAGCCCGAAGACTTCTCCGTCAAGGAGTCCTACCGTTTCGACGAGGTCGACACGGGACGTCACCGCGTCTACCTCATGGACAAGCAGAAGCTGTCCACCTTCGACGCGGTGGCCCGGCTGCGGGACGCCTTCGGCCTCAAGCCCGGCGCCATCAGCTACTGCGGCCTCAAGGACAAGCAGGGCCGCACCGAGCAGATCATCGCCGTGGACGGCGCCGACGTGGACATGCAGGAGCCCGACCTGCGCCTGAAGTACCTGGGCCGCACGGACAAGCCCCTGTCTGCCGCCAACATCACCTCCAACCGCTTCTCCGTCACCGTGCGCTCGCTGAGCACCGGGTCGCTGGGGCCCCTCAACGTCGCCACCGCCGAGGTCAACCGCCTGGGCGTGGTGAACTACTTCGACAGCCAGCGCTTCGGCTCGCTGAAGCACGGCCAGGGCTTCATCGCCAAGGACCTCATCCGCGGCGACTTCGAGGCGGCCCTGCACAACTACCTCGCCGCGCCCTCGGAATTGGACCGCACCGAGGACGCCAAGGTGAAGGCCTTCTGGCGCGACAACTGGGGCCAGTGGAACGCGCGCGTCCCCTACGAGGGCACGCGCAAATACCACCGCATCCTCAAGTCCCTGCGCGAGGAGCCGAAGGACTTCGTGCGCGCCTTCATGCAGATCGACTCGGACTACCGGGCGATGCTGCTCTTCACGTACCAGAGCTACCTCTGGAACGAGGGCGTGCGGCGCTACCTCCAGTTGCTACTGCCGCGCGAGCACCTGTTCCCCCTGCGCTACCAGGCCGGCACGCTGCTGTTCCACCGCGACGCCAGCGCGGAGGTGCTGCGCACCCTGCGCGACGCCACCTTCCCGCTGCTCGCGCCGGACTCCACCTTCACGGACCCCAAGGTCGAAGAGGCCGTGAAGTGGGTGCTGGGCAAGGAGAAGCTCAAGCTCTCCGACCTGCGCATCGAGGAGGAGCCGCGCCGGCTCTTCTTCAAGCACGAGGAGCGGCCGCTGCTCGTCTTCCCGCACAAGCTCGTCATCGGCCGCACGCAGGACGACGAGCTCAACCGGGGCAACGTGAAGGTCAACGTCGCCTTCACCCTGCCCCCCGGCGCGTACGCCACGCTCGTCATCAAGCGCCTCTTCCACTTCGAGTACGCCGAGGACACCCCGGAGGTCATCCGCGCCAGCCAGCGCCCGCGCTTCGTGGAGATGGAGCAGGCCGGAGCGGACCGCGAGCGCCGCGGCGCTCCCGCGGGCCGTGAGGAGCGTGGCGCCCGGGCCCCGTCGGACTCCCGCCGCCGCCCGTCCGCCGGCCGCGAGGAGCGCGCCCCGGAGACCCCGTCCCGCCACCGCACCCTGGCCGGCCAGAAGCAGGCGGCCGAGCCCAAGGAGGCCCCCGCCGAGCCCCTGGGCTTCCGCGAGCGGCAGCGCCGCCGGAAAGCCGCACGGGAAGTGGCGCGATCTGAAACCGAGGCCAAGCGGGCGGCCAAGGCCTCGAAATCACGGAAGAAATAG
- a CDS encoding adenylate/guanylate cyclase domain-containing protein, with protein MTQAPAPFAQKPGQQIRGPRLTGRFADGSLGEFPLGPTTSLGRHPSNTLRLVDREVSKEHAIIERVGKDFVLKDLGSSNGTFVNGRRVKELKLRDGDEIALGSSRLIFHSGEPAVNHSAPTAPGVTVVAQSVSMPAFLAQMDQVPQNFRPVEMVTDLEALKRDYEKLRIAHEFHREVSLQGNQTGLFEQILKVAFKLLAADHGVILKVADDGQFIPAAVHHRTGKAVNVMLSDTVLKRVVETRKAVLTADAIIDERFSAAESIVAQGIRSAMAVPLMVKEKIQAVLFLDSRQQINAFSEKDLAILSGIASQAGIALENSALAEQIRAEAVTRAELSRFLSKAVADAVIAGEAEDLAQSRLAEVSCLFADIRGFTTISENESPQEVVNMLNSFFSAMADVVFRYEGNLDKFIGDCVMAVWGPPLSHPDDAARALRAALEMQDAVEAINRQRASDGKKPIEVGIGVNTGQAVVGYMGSAERHEFTAIGDTVNTASRLCGLAKSGEVLASESTVRKAGHGFDVEGLPAMQVKGKEKAVPTYRVHGVEYTTAASPRRA; from the coding sequence GTGACCCAGGCCCCCGCCCCATTCGCCCAGAAACCCGGGCAGCAGATTCGCGGACCCCGGCTGACCGGGCGCTTCGCGGATGGCAGCCTGGGTGAGTTCCCCTTGGGACCGACGACGTCTCTCGGCCGGCATCCGTCCAACACGCTGCGCCTGGTGGACCGCGAGGTCTCCAAGGAGCACGCCATCATCGAGCGTGTGGGCAAGGACTTCGTCCTCAAGGACCTGGGCTCGTCCAACGGCACGTTCGTCAACGGCCGGCGCGTGAAGGAGTTGAAGCTGCGGGACGGGGACGAGATTGCCCTCGGCTCCTCGCGGCTCATCTTCCACAGCGGCGAGCCCGCGGTGAATCACAGCGCGCCCACCGCGCCCGGCGTGACGGTGGTGGCGCAGTCCGTGTCCATGCCCGCCTTCCTGGCGCAGATGGACCAGGTGCCGCAGAACTTCCGTCCCGTGGAGATGGTGACGGACCTGGAGGCGCTGAAGCGCGACTACGAGAAGCTGCGCATCGCCCACGAGTTCCACCGCGAGGTGAGCCTCCAGGGCAACCAGACGGGCCTGTTCGAGCAGATTCTCAAGGTGGCCTTCAAGCTGCTGGCCGCGGACCACGGCGTCATCCTGAAGGTGGCGGACGACGGGCAGTTCATCCCCGCGGCGGTGCACCACCGCACGGGCAAGGCCGTCAACGTCATGCTGTCCGACACCGTGCTCAAGCGCGTGGTGGAGACGCGCAAGGCGGTGCTGACGGCGGACGCCATCATCGACGAGCGCTTCTCCGCGGCGGAGAGCATCGTCGCCCAGGGCATCCGCTCCGCCATGGCGGTGCCGCTGATGGTGAAGGAGAAGATCCAGGCGGTGCTCTTCCTGGACAGCCGGCAGCAGATCAACGCCTTCTCGGAGAAGGACCTCGCCATCCTCTCCGGCATCGCCTCGCAGGCGGGCATCGCGCTGGAGAACTCGGCGCTGGCCGAGCAGATTCGCGCCGAGGCCGTCACGCGCGCGGAGCTCAGCCGCTTCTTGTCCAAGGCGGTGGCGGACGCGGTGATTGCGGGCGAGGCCGAAGATTTGGCCCAGAGCCGGCTGGCCGAGGTGAGCTGCCTCTTCGCGGACATCCGCGGCTTCACGACGATTTCGGAGAACGAGTCGCCGCAGGAAGTGGTGAACATGCTCAACAGCTTCTTCTCGGCGATGGCGGACGTGGTGTTCCGCTACGAGGGGAACCTGGACAAGTTCATCGGCGACTGCGTCATGGCCGTGTGGGGCCCGCCGCTGTCGCACCCGGACGACGCGGCGCGGGCGCTGCGCGCGGCGCTGGAGATGCAGGACGCGGTGGAGGCCATCAACCGCCAGCGCGCGTCCGACGGCAAGAAGCCCATTGAAGTGGGCATCGGCGTGAACACCGGCCAGGCGGTTGTCGGTTACATGGGCAGCGCCGAGCGGCACGAGTTCACCGCCATCGGCGACACGGTGAACACGGCGTCGCGCCTGTGCGGCCTGGCCAAGAGCGGCGAGGTGCTGGCCTCGGAGTCCACGGTGCGCAAGGCGGGACACGGCTTCGACGTGGAGGGTCTGCCGGCGATGCAGGTGAAGGGGAAGGAGAAGGCCGTCCCGACGTACCGCGTCCACGGCGTGGAATACACCACGGCCGCTTCCCCGCGCCGCGCATGA